One window of Trifolium pratense cultivar HEN17-A07 linkage group LG5, ARS_RC_1.1, whole genome shotgun sequence genomic DNA carries:
- the LOC123887055 gene encoding polyphenol oxidase A1, chloroplastic-like: MASISSSPLSLSFNVSFNFNTSSSLLYPLSQKQHQPSKNRKPKYHQISCTSNDTNQNSPKEQEQKPSPRRNVLIGIGGLYGATTLTNNNSLAFGAPVPIPDLTACKVPTHLPENLPQISCCPPFSTDIIDFKFPTFKKLRVRPAAQLVNDDNFAKYNKALELMKALPDDDPRSFTQQANIHCAYCVGGYTQEGYPGLELSVHKSWLFLPFHRWYLYFYERILGSLINDPTFAIPFWNFDAPDGMQIPSIYTKPNSSLYDCKRDPKHQPPTLIDLAFNRNNPNPNPSVETNLSTMYNTMFSNGATSIQFHGSPYRAGDQPDPGAGSIENSPHNPIHVWCGDPGQPNREDMGHFYSSGRDPLFYALHANVDRLWSIWKTLGGKRKDPNDDDWLETSFLFYDENKNLVKVKVKDGLDERKLGYCYQDVDIPWINSKPKPASRRVQSKGKLLTPRKFVDKFPIVLDSVVSTIVKRPQKSRSSKEKEDEEEILVIDGIEFDSNIEVKFDVIVNDEDDKVIGVGNTEFAGTFVSLLHGHNHENNKKEKKKNTVTCLRLGLTNLLEDLKADDDDSIVVTLIPRYGDGVKISGIKIEFEN, from the exons ATGGCATCTATCTCATCCTCACCTCTCTCACTGTCCTTCAATGtctctttcaatttcaatacaTCGTCCTCTTTACTATATCCATTATCCCAAAAACAACACCAACCTtctaaaaatagaaaaccaAAGTACCATCAAATATCATGCACTTCCAATGATACTAACCAAAATAGCCCtaaagaacaagaacaaaaaccATCACCTAGAAGAAATGTTCTAATAGGTATAGGAGGACTTTATGGTGCTACCACTCTCACAAACAACAACTCATTAGCCTTTGGTGCTCCAGTGCCAATTCCAGATCTCACCGCATGTAAAGTTCCAACACATTTACCAGAAAATTTACCTCAAATCAGTTGTTGTCCACCATTTTCAACAGACATCATAGATTTTAAGTTccctacttttaaaaaattaagggtaAGACCAGCTGCACAATTAGTTAATG atgataatTTTGCAAAATACAATAAAGCCCTTGAACTAATGAAAGCCCTACCAGATGATGATCCAAGAAGTTTTACCCAACAAGCTAACATTCATTGTGCTTATTGTGTTGGTGGTTATACACAAGAAGGGTACCCTGGCCTTGAACTAAGTGTTCATAAGTCTTGGCTATTTTTGCCTTTCCATCGTTGgtatctttatttttatgagaGAATCTTAGGTAGTTTAATCAATGATCCTACTTTTGCCATACCCTTTTGGAATTTTGATGCTCCTGATGGCATGCAAATTCCTTCCATTTATACAAAACCAAATTCTTCCCTTTATGACTGTAAAAGAGATCCCAAACATCAACCACCAACACTCATTGACCTAGCGTTTAACAGAAACAACCCTAATCCTAATCCCAGTGTAGAAACCAACCTTTCTACAATGTATAATACAATGTTCTCCAATGGCGCGACCAGTATACAATTTCATGGAAGCCCTTATCGCGCCGGCGACCAACCTGACCCAGGTGCCGGCTCAATAGAAAATAGTCCACATAATCCTATTCATGTATGGTGTGGTGATCCAGGACAGCCTAATAGAGAGGACATGGGACATTTCTATTCCTCCGGAAGAGATCCACTTTTTTATGCTCTCCATGCAAATGTGGATAGGTTGTGGTCTATTTGGAAAACATTAGGTGGAAAAAGAAAGGATCCCAATGATGATGATTGGTTAGAGACTTCATTTCTCTTTTATGATGAAAATAAGAATCTTGTTAAAGTGAAAGTCAAGGATGGTCTTGATGAAAGAAAGCTAGGTTATTGTTATCAAGATGTTGACATTCCTTGGATAAATTCTAAACCTAAACCTGCTAGTAGAAGAGTTCAGTCTAAGGGTAAGTTGTTAACACCGAGAAAATTTGTTGATAAGTTTCCTATTGTTTTGGATTCGGTTGTGAGTACTATCGTGAAGAGGCCACAGAAGTCGAGGAGTTCGAAggagaaagaagatgaagaggagATTTTGGTGATAGATGGGATCGAGTTTGATAGCAACATTGAAGTGAAGTTTGATGTTATTGTGAATGATGAAGATGATAAGGTGATTGGAGTTGGAAATACCGAGTTTGCTGGAACCTTTGTGAGTTTGCTTCATGGACATAATCACGAAAACAAtaagaaggagaagaagaagaatactGTTACTTGTTTGAGACTTGGATTAACCAATTTGTTGGAAGATTTGAAAGCCGATGATGATGATAGTATTGTGGTTACATTGATTCCTAGATATGGGGATGGTGTCAAAATTAGTGGCATCAAGATagaatttgaaaattga